A window of Arcobacter acticola genomic DNA:
ATACATTCTTACTTTCCATTTTTTAGCAGCTGCGCTTTTTAGCATATATCTTAGCGTTGCACCTACAAGTCTAACTCTTTGTTGTTGAGTTTTAATACTCATTGAACCACCTGTTAACATCATAGGCATTCCAGGGATATTATATACATCAGCTACTGGTGCTGGTTCAAATATAATCTTTTCCCACTCAGCATCTAATTCATCAGCAATACATATAGCAATACCTGTATATGCACCTTGTCCCATTTCTACTTGACCTAAAATAAATGTAATGGTATTGTCTTTATCTATTTTAATAAAAGCATTTGGTTGAATGATTTCCTCTTTTTTTTCTTCAACTTTTGCAGCCATACCTTTAATTGGAAGATTAAATCCAATGATAAAAGCTGAACTAACTAGTGTACTGTTTTTTATAAATTCTCTTCTATTTAAATTCATTTTTTATCCTTTTGCCACAGTTGAAACTGCTTTAAGTATTTTATTGTATGTCCCACATCTACAGATATTACCTTGCATTACACTTTTTATCTCATCTTTTGATGGATTTTTATTTGATTTTAAAAGTGCACTTGCATTCATAATTTGTCCAGGTTGACAATATCCACACTGAGCCACATCAAAGTCTCTCCAAACTTGTTGAAGTTTTTGTATTTCTATATCTTGGGTATTTTCTATTGTTGTAATTTTTTTATCCATTACTTGACTCAATGGTGTTGAACAACTTCTAATAGCAACTCCATCAAGTAAAACAGTACATGCTCCACATTGCCCTACACCACAGCCAAATTTTGTTCCAGTTAGGTTTAAATGATCTCTTAAAACCCATAAAATTGGTGTCTCTTCTGATATATCGCTTAGTTTGTAAGTTTTATTATTTATAATAATATTATTCATATCTTTTCCTCTATTGTGAAAGTTTTGTCTATTTTTATTATATTTGAAAGTAAAGATATATGATAGAATGATTTTCCAGAACTATTGCCTATTTCTCTAAATTATGTGATAATCCAAGTTTAGGAGTTAACATGAATTATAGAAATGAGCTAATATCATTAATAAAAGAAAATAGTAGTACAGAAGGATTGATATTAACAAATATCTCTTCTTTAAAGTTTTACACAACAACTCAAATCTCTGAGTTTGTAAGTATAATTTATGAACCATCATTATGTATAGCTATTCAAGGTTCAAAGGCTGTTGGCTTTGGTGATGAGATGTATAGTTATTCTTCTGAAAAATATTTAATTGTATCGACCCATATCCCAGCAAATGTTAGAATTGAAGAAGCATCAAAAGAAAAGCCATATTATTCAATAATTATAAATTTTACATTAGAACAAATTTATGATGTAATTAAAGAATTAAATGATGATTTACAAGAAAGTAAACATAAGATACTTCAAAAAAGTCTTTGTTTTGATGTTTTAGATGATTTTTTATTAGAACCATTATTCAGGCTTTTAAAGCTTTCACAGAGAAAAGACAATGTGGAGTTTTTGTCAAATCTTATATTGAAAGAAATTATCTATATTTTACTTCAAAGAAATAGTGATTTTTTTAAACAATATGTTTTAGAAGGAAATATAGCTAATCAAATTGTAAAAGCAATAACTGAAATAAAAGATAATTTTTCTCAAAGTATAAATATGAAAAATTTATCAAAAAATATTGGAATGAGTGAATCTTCTTTGTATAATAACTTTAAAAAAATCACCACTATGAGCCCATTACAATTTCAAAAAAAGATTAGACTTGAAGAAGCAAAACAAATGTTAATAAATCAAAATTTAGATGCTGCTCAAGTAGCTTTTGAAGTTGGTTATGAAAGTCCTTCTCAATTTAGTAGAGAATATTCAAGGATGTTTGGAATGTCACCTAAAGCTCACGTTAATTTATTAAAAGATAATTAATTAACCCCAAGGTTCAGGATTTCCCACAACTTTAAATACTCTGTTATTAACTGCATTACATACATCAATCGCAAGATTTACAAGTCCAGCATATGCACCATATGATACTTTTTTTTCTTGATTTACATCTACAAAGGCTACTTTTTTCTTAATAGCTGTATATAAACTTCTTCCCCCTGCAAGCAAAATATCAATATTGTGTTCATCTATTAATTGAGCTTGTTGAGTTCCTGGGTCT
This region includes:
- a CDS encoding (2Fe-2S)-binding protein, whose amino-acid sequence is MNNIIINNKTYKLSDISEETPILWVLRDHLNLTGTKFGCGVGQCGACTVLLDGVAIRSCSTPLSQVMDKKITTIENTQDIEIQKLQQVWRDFDVAQCGYCQPGQIMNASALLKSNKNPSKDEIKSVMQGNICRCGTYNKILKAVSTVAKG
- a CDS encoding AraC family transcriptional regulator gives rise to the protein MNYRNELISLIKENSSTEGLILTNISSLKFYTTTQISEFVSIIYEPSLCIAIQGSKAVGFGDEMYSYSSEKYLIVSTHIPANVRIEEASKEKPYYSIIINFTLEQIYDVIKELNDDLQESKHKILQKSLCFDVLDDFLLEPLFRLLKLSQRKDNVEFLSNLILKEIIYILLQRNSDFFKQYVLEGNIANQIVKAITEIKDNFSQSINMKNLSKNIGMSESSLYNNFKKITTMSPLQFQKKIRLEEAKQMLINQNLDAAQVAFEVGYESPSQFSREYSRMFGMSPKAHVNLLKDN